The Humulus lupulus chromosome 4, drHumLupu1.1, whole genome shotgun sequence genome has a window encoding:
- the LOC133831797 gene encoding acyl-CoA--sterol O-acyltransferase 1-like encodes MLRLEDYTIQMEGHEMNKLFKVCLIIIVSLSYCYVIGKIVSKGTKRLVSIIPILILFLLLPLNFTSINCGGISGFFISWLANFKLLLFAFGKGPLALDPPKTSLAHFIAYTCFPIEIRNYQNTLDSKGENKGHPSPKTPKQGQKWVIIYAIKGLILAILVTSVFGYKNYMHPKVILFLYSLYIYLILDLILATTTALARAVNGTELEPHFNEPYLSSSLQDFWGRRWNLMVSRVLRPTIYKPTLGFWARIIGPKWASVPAIMATFMVSGLMHELIFFYWCRVWPTWEPMLFFVLHGTCLSVEIVLKKAVGTATNDTWRVPRWISGPLTVGFVMESCFRLMFPHVLRCKTDLRLLGEYAAIGDFFKNIFTHKLPLFSH; translated from the coding sequence ATGTTAAGATTGGAAGATTACACTATTCAAATGGAGGGTCATGAAATGAACAAGTTGTTTAAGGTATGCCTTATAATTATTGTATCTCTATCTTATTGCTATGTTATTGGTAAAATAGTCTCAAAGGGTACCAAAAGACTCGTATCTATAATCCCAATTCTCATCCTTTTTCTCTTACTTCCTCTAAATTTCACCTCAATCAACTGTGGGGGTATTTCTGGCTTTTTCATCTCATGGCTTGCAAATTTCAAGCTTTTGCTCTTTGCTTTCGGAAAAGGCCCTTTGGCTCTAGACCCACCAAAGACTTCTCTTGCTCATTTTATTGCCTATACTTGCTTCCCTATCGAGATacgaaattaccaaaatacccttgactcCAAAGGCGAAAATAAAGGCCACCCATCTCCTAAAACACCCAAACAAGGCCAGAAGTGGGTTATAATATATGCAATCAAAGGTTTGATTTTGGCCATTTTGGTCACTAGTGTGTTTGGTTACAAGAATTATATGCACCCAAAGGTGATTTTATTTCTTTACAGTCTATACATATACCTCATTCTTGACCTCATCTTAGCCACCACAACGGCTCTGGCTCGAGCCGTGAATGGAACAGAGCTCGAGCCACATTTCAACGAACCATACCTCTCCAGCTCACTACAAGATTTCTGGGGCAGGAGGTGGAACCTCATGGTAAGCCGTGTACTGCGTCCCACAATATACAAACCCACGTTGGGCTTCTGGGCCCGCATAATTGGGCCCAAATGGGCTTCTGTACCAGCTATTATGGCCACGTTTATGGTCTCTGGGCTCATGCACGAGCTCATATTCTTCTACTGGTGTCGTGTGTGGCCCACGTGGGAACCCATGTTGTTTTTCGTCCTACATGGCACTTGTTTGTCTGTGGAGATTGTTTTGAAGAAGGCAGTGGGGACCGCCACTAATGACACGTGGCGAGTGCCCAGGTGGATTTCTGGACCGTTGACCGTTGGGTTCGTTATGGAGAGTTGTTTTAGGCTTATGTTTCCACATGTTCTTCGTTGTAAGACCGATTTAAGATTGCTTGGAGAGTATGCTGCTATTGGTGATTTTTTTAAGAATATCTTTACTCACAAACTACCTTTGTTTAGccattaa